The following proteins are encoded in a genomic region of Neovison vison isolate M4711 chromosome 12, ASM_NN_V1, whole genome shotgun sequence:
- the LOC122891187 gene encoding olfactory receptor 6C1-like, translating to MKNHTEITEFILLGLSDDPQLRGVIFVFLLITYMLSITGNLTIITLTLLDSHLQTPMYFFLRNFSLLEVSFTTVSIPKFLGTLITGDKTISFNDCMAQLFFFILLGVTEFYLLAAMSYDRYIAICKPLHYMTIMNPRVCILLVFASWLASFLIIFPSLMLFIQLDYCKSNVIDHFTCDYFPLLHLSCSDTKFLETVGFSCAVFTLLFTLALIILSYIYIIRTILRIPSASQRTKAFSTCSSHMIVISISYGSCIFMYINPAAKDRVSLSKGVAVLNTSVAPMLNPFIYSLRNQQVKRAFMDRARKIVFFSSK from the coding sequence atgaaaaaccacACAGAAATAACAGAGTTCATCCTCCTGGGATTGTCAGATGATCCACAACTTCGGGGGGTGATCTTTGTCTTTCTGCTCATCACCTACATGCTCAGCATCACTGGGAACCTGACCATTATCACCCTTACCTTGCTGGATTCCCACCTCCAGACtcccatgtatttcttcctcagAAATTTCTCCTTGCTAGAGGTTTCATTCACCACTGTCAGCATACCCAAGTTCCTGGGCACCCTGATTACAGGAGATAAAACCATTTCCTTTAATGACTGTATGGCTCAattgttttttttcattctgttgggAGTCACTGAATTTTACCTCCTGGCTGCCATGTCCTATGACCGTTACATTGCCATCTGCAAGCCTCTGCATTACATGACCATCATGAATCCCAGAGTCTGCATACTTCTTGTCTTTGCCTCTTGGTTGGCTTCATTCTTAATCATATTCCCATCACTCATGCTGTTCATACAGCTTGATTACTGTAAGTCCAACGTTATAGATCATTTTACCTGTGATTATTTCCCCTTACTACACCTTTCTTGTTCAGACACAAAATTCCTAGAGACAGTGGGTTTTTCCTGTGCTGTGTTTACTCTACTGTTCACTTTGGCATTAATAATTCTGTCCTATATATATATCATTAGAACAATtttaaggattccttctgctagTCAGAGGACAAAGGCCTTTTCTACCTGTTCATCCCACATGATTGTCATCTCCATCTCCTATGGCAGCTGCATTTTCATGTACATTAATCCAGCAGCAAAAGACAGAGTGTCTCTGAGCAAGGGTGTTGCTGTGCTAAACACCTCAGTAGCCCCCATGCTGAACCCCTTTATTTACAGCCTAAGGAACCAGCAAGTCAAGCGAGCCTTCATGGACAGGGCAAGGAAGATTGtatttttctcaagtaaataa